Proteins from a single region of Candidatus Effluviviaceae Genus I sp.:
- a CDS encoding epoxyqueuosine reductase QueH, producing MRVLLHICCGPCAIVPMRELLAEGHDVEAAFVNPNIHPFTEFERRLGAARAAAADAGVRIAHEDPYGLIEFLRAVVFHEGERCPICYRMRLDRAAELAAALGFDAFTTTMLVSTQQDHEAIRRAGEEASRARGIEFLYRDFRPRVMDGVRESKAREMYRQQYCGCVFSEWERYRKAA from the coding sequence ATGCGAGTTCTCCTCCACATCTGCTGCGGGCCGTGCGCGATCGTGCCCATGCGCGAGCTTCTCGCGGAAGGGCACGATGTCGAGGCCGCGTTCGTCAACCCGAACATCCACCCGTTCACGGAGTTCGAGCGCAGGCTCGGCGCCGCGCGGGCGGCCGCGGCGGACGCCGGCGTGCGGATCGCCCACGAGGACCCCTACGGCCTGATCGAGTTCCTGCGCGCGGTCGTCTTCCACGAGGGCGAGCGCTGCCCGATCTGCTACAGGATGCGGCTTGACCGCGCGGCCGAGCTTGCGGCAGCGCTCGGGTTCGACGCGTTCACGACGACCATGCTCGTGAGCACGCAGCAGGACCACGAGGCGATCCGACGGGCGGGCGAGGAGGCGTCGCGCGCCCGAGGGATCGAGTTCCTGTATCGGGACTTCCGGCCCCGGGTCATGGACGGCGTGCGCGAGTCCAAGGCGCGCGAGATGTACCGCCAGCAGTACTGCGGATGCGTCTTCAGCGAGTGGGAGAGGTACCGCAAGGCCGCATGA
- the queA gene encoding tRNA preQ1(34) S-adenosylmethionine ribosyltransferase-isomerase QueA, which translates to MRTSDYDYELPKELIAQRPAERRDGSRLLVLRRDGGALEHRAFADVLDYLRRGDLLVVNESRVIPARLLGKKRGTGGRVEVFLLRELGPGRWEALVRPGARVRPGATLEFGAGKLAARVVRAAPGGKREVEFDVGPDLAATLERIGTVPLPPYIEREPDESDRERYQTVYATVPGAVAAPTAGLHFTEALLARACDAGVRVARIVLHVGLGTFRPVVAEDPGEHPMEEERYAVSDEAAAAINEARAAGGRVVAVGTTAVRVLETVAGADGRVAAGAGATDLFIREPHRFRCTDALITNFHLPRSTLLMLVSAFAGREAVLAAYREAVRERYRFYSYGDAMLIL; encoded by the coding sequence ATGAGGACATCCGACTACGACTACGAGCTTCCGAAGGAGCTCATCGCGCAGCGCCCCGCCGAGCGGCGAGACGGCTCCCGGCTCCTGGTGCTTCGCCGAGACGGCGGCGCGCTGGAGCACCGCGCGTTCGCCGACGTGCTCGACTACCTCCGTCGCGGCGACCTTCTGGTCGTGAACGAGAGCCGCGTCATCCCCGCGCGGCTCCTCGGCAAGAAGCGAGGGACGGGCGGGCGCGTCGAGGTCTTCCTCCTGCGGGAGCTCGGGCCCGGGCGCTGGGAAGCGCTCGTGCGGCCCGGCGCGCGCGTGAGGCCCGGGGCGACGCTCGAGTTCGGCGCGGGGAAACTCGCCGCGCGCGTGGTGCGGGCGGCACCCGGCGGCAAGCGCGAGGTCGAGTTCGACGTGGGCCCCGACCTCGCCGCGACGCTCGAGCGGATCGGGACGGTGCCCCTGCCTCCGTACATCGAGCGCGAGCCCGACGAGAGCGACCGCGAGCGATACCAGACCGTCTACGCGACGGTCCCCGGCGCCGTGGCGGCGCCGACGGCGGGGCTCCACTTCACTGAGGCGCTCCTCGCCAGGGCATGCGACGCGGGCGTCCGCGTCGCGCGCATCGTGCTCCACGTCGGGCTCGGGACGTTCCGGCCCGTGGTCGCCGAGGACCCGGGCGAGCACCCGATGGAGGAGGAGCGCTACGCCGTGTCGGACGAGGCCGCTGCCGCGATCAACGAGGCGCGGGCGGCGGGTGGGCGCGTTGTCGCGGTGGGCACCACGGCCGTGCGGGTGCTCGAGACCGTGGCGGGGGCGGACGGCCGCGTGGCCGCGGGCGCGGGCGCGACCGACCTCTTCATCCGCGAGCCCCACCGCTTTCGCTGCACGGACGCTCTCATCACGAACTTCCATCTCCCGAGGTCGACCCTCCTCATGCTAGTCTCGGCGTTCGCCGGGCGCGAGGCCGTCCTCGCCGCGTACCGCGAGGCCGTCCGCGAGCGCTACCGCTTCTACAGCTACGGCGACGCGATGCTGATCCTCTGA